CACACATACACACTGTGCTCTGGTGAAAATatctgcactatatagggaacagggtgtaattagtgcactatatagggaacagaacaagtagtgcactatatagggctggggtggtggtgcactatatagggaacagggtgtaattagtgcactatatgagAGAACAGGGTgtaagtagtgcgctatataggggaACAGggtgtagtagtgcactatatagggaacaggatgccatttgggatgtagacttGGTCGTTAGGTAATacatgttctctgtctctctcctcccgccAGATCTCTCCGGAGGTGCTGTGTCGACGGGGATCATGCACCGGACCGTCCAGCAGGTGGCCAGTTAGGTCGTCTGTTTCCCGGCGGCGTTCGTCTCAAGGTGTGCTGCGGCTACAGCGTCTCCGGACAGTGCACTTCGCCACCCCCGGTGGCCGAACACGGATACCAGGCTGCCAAGGTTGGAGCCCTGTCGTATCAATACTTGAAGGAAAAGCTATTAGTTGAAAGAAGAGTATAGTTTAATTCCAGTAcataatgtattataatgttAATGCCATgctaacattactgtagtatttagtaTAGTGTTACTAGTCATTGGCATCGGCATGTTAAATGTTGTTTTCACAGATAAAGTTGCAAGATCAGTTTTGTTTTAAAGTATTGGTCTTCAGCATTAGCAGATTTCAATTCTccataaaaaaaaatctgaattacTTTGCTGttacaataaaatatatatatattgttattcAAGACAATTTTAAAATGATATAAATGTCTTTTAGCACAAATTAACGAAAATCCATTTTCGTTTAGGGTCTGATTACAGAGTTTGaactcctgtacctgtcctgtaccTCTCCATGCTCCTGTACATCTTGGGTGGCCAGTTTGACTGGAAAGTTCCAGTCCTGAAAGCTCTCAATAAGGGGTGGTAAAACCAGGCTCTAAAGTCTGACTTAACCAGCTTAgtttagtcagtcagtcagtctgtctgtcagtcagttcAGATATAGTGGACAAACTGAGGGTAGAAAGATGCCTCTGTACAGTGTTCCGCTGGTCAATTCACTATCAAAGATTCTGTTATCCACATGGATCTTAGTTCCCTACACATCTACTGCATGAAAGGAGGAGTTTGCGAGGGTTCACCAAACTGAGCACCTCCATTAATCTGAACTGGGATGTGTTGTGAAAGACCCTGTCATATCAAATGTTCAAATATCTCTtacctctccttcccaggagcTGAAATGTCGGCCGATAGAGAGGTCCTTCTCCATGGAGAAGTTGCTGTACCAGATCGCAATGTCAGAATCCAAACGGGAGAATGGTGTCATTCTGAGTACCATGACCTCACTTCTCAAAGACCTCAGGTGGGTTTAACTATTTAACCAATAGCAGTATTATCATTCCAGATCACAGTATCAATAGCAGTATTATCATTCCAGATCACAGTATCAATAGCAGTATTATCATTCCAGATCACAGTATCAATGGTATTATCATTCCAGATCAAAGTCGTTCAGATCACAGTATCGTAACGGTATTATCATTTCCGGATCCCAGTATTATCATTCCAGATCACAGTATCAATAGCAGTATTATCATTCCAGATCACAGTATCAATAGCAGTATTATCATTCCAGATCACAGTATCAATAGCAGTATTATCATTTCAGATCATTCACGGTATCAATAGCAGTATTATCATTCAATTATTATCATTCAGTCACAGTATCAATAGCAGTATTATCATTCAGATCACAGTATCAATAGCAGTATTATCATTCCAGATCACAGTATCAATAGCAATATTATCATTCCAGATCACAGTATCAATAGCAGTATTATCACATTACATTTATTATCATTGTAGATCACAGTATCAATAGCAGTATTATCATTGTAGATCACAGTATCAATAGCAGTATTATCATTGGATCCAGATCTATTATGATATTATCTATTGCAGCAGTATTAATATCAGTATTATCATTCCAGATCACAGTATTAATATCATTATTAATATCAGTATTATCATTGTAGATCACAGTATTAATATCCAGTATTATCATTGTAGATCACAGTATTAATATCAGTATTATCATTGTAGATCTTTTAAGTATCAATAGCAGTATTATCATTGTAGATCACAGTATTAATAGCAGTATTATCCTTGTAGATCACGGTATTAATATCAGTATTATCATTGTAGATCACAGTATTAATATCAGTATTATCCTTGTAGATCCGCAGTATTAATATCAGTATTATCATTGTAGATCGATATTATCATTGTGAATCACCCAGTATTAATATCAGTATTATCATTGTAGATCACAGTATCATCATACATGGAATGTAATTCTACTCTTAAAAAAGGGCAATCTGGGATTTAAAAAATGACAAAACAGTCACCCCTCCAgtcacctgttgaataaacagcagtcacccctccacctgttgaataaacagcagtcacccctccacctgttgaataaacagcagtcacccctccacctgttgaataaacagcagtcaccccctccacctgttgaataaacagcagtcacccctccacctgttgaataaacagcagtcacccctccacctgttgaataaacagcagtcacccctccacctgttgaataaacagcagtcaccccaccacctgttgaataaacagcagtcacccctccacctgttgaataaacagcagtcaccccctccacctgttgaataaacagcagtcacccctccacccagcagtcacccctccacctgttgaataaacagcagtcacccctccacctgttgaataaacacagtcacccctccacctgttgaataaacagcagtcacccctccacccctgttgaataaacagcagtcacccctccacctgttgaataaacaacaGTCACCccaccacctgttgaataaacagcagtcacccctccacctgttgaataaacagcagtcaccccaccacctgttgaataaacagcagtcacccctccacctgttgaataaacagcagtcacccctccacctgttgactaaacagcagtcacccctccacctgttgaataaacaacagtcacccctccacctgttgaataaacagcagtcacccctccacctgttgaataaacagcagtcacccctccacctgttgaataaacagcagtcacccctccacctgttgaataaacagcagtcacccctccacctgttgaataaacagcagtcacccctccacctgttgaataaacagcagtcacccctccacctgttgaataaacagcagtcacccctccacctgttgactaaacagcagtcacccctccacctgttgaataaacagcagtcacccctccacctgttgaataaacagcagtcacccctccacctgttgaataaacagcagtcaccacctgttgaataaacagcagtcacccctccacctgttgaataaacaacagtcacccctccacctgttgaataaacagcagtcacccctccacctgttgaataaacaacagtcacccctccacctgttgaataaacagcagtcacccctccacctgttgaataaacatcAGTCACCcatccacctgttgaataaacagcagtcaccacctgttgaataaacagcagtcacccctccacctgttgaataaacagcagtcacccctccacctgttgaataaacagcagtcacccctccacctgttgaataaacagcagtcacccctccacctgttgaataaacaaccccaccacctgttgaataaacagcagtcacccctccacctgttgaataaacagcagtcacccctccacctgttgaataaacagcagtcaccccaccacctgttgaataaacagcagtcacccctccacctgttgaataaacagcagtcaccccgccacctgttgaataaacagcagtcacccctccacctgttgaataaacaacaGTCACctctccacctgttgaataaacagcagtcacccctccacctgttgaataaacagcagtcaccccaccacctgttgaataaacagcagtcaccccaccacctgttgaataaacagcagtcaccctaccacctgttgaataaacagcagtcacccctccacctgttgaataaacagcagtcacccctccacctgttgactaaacagcagtcacccctccacctgttgaataaacaacagtcacccctccacctgttgaataaacagcagtcacccctccacctgttgaataaacagcagtcacccctccacctgttgaataaacagcagtcacccctccacctgttgaataaacagcagtcacccctccacctgttgaataaacaacagtcacccctccacctgttgaataaacagcagtcacccctccacctgttgaataaacagcagtcaccccctccacctgttgaataaacagcagtcacccctccacctgttgaataaacagcagtcacccctccacctgttgaataaacagcagtcacccctccacctgttgaataaacagcagtcaccacctgttgaataaacagcagtcacccctccacctgttgaataaacaacagtcacccctccacctgttgaataaacagcagtcacccctccacctgttgaataaacagcagtcacccctccacctgttgaataaacagcagtcacccctccacctgttgaataaacagcagtcaccctccacctgttgaataaacagcagtcaccacctgttgaataaacagcagtcacccctccacctgttgaataaacaacagtcacccctccacctgttgaataaacagcagtcaccccctccacctgttgaataaacagcagtcaccccaccacctgttgaataaacaacagtcacccctccacctgttgaataaacagcagtcaccccaccacctgttgaataaacagcagtcaccccaccacctgttgaataaacagcagtcaccccaccacctgttgaataaacagcagtcacccctccacctgttgaataaacagcagtcaccccaccacctgttgaataaacagcagtcacccctccacctgttgaataaacagcagtcaccccaccacctgttgaataaacagcagtcacccctccacctgttgaataaacagcagtcacccctccacctgttgaataaacagcagtcacccctccacctgttgaataaacagcagtcacccctctacctgttgaataaacagcagtcacccctccacctgttgaataaacagcagtcacccctccacctgttgaataaacagcagtcacccctccacctgttgaataaacagcagtcacccctccacctgttgaataaacagcagtcacccctccacctgttgaataaacagcagtcacccctccacctgttgaataaacagcagtcacccctccacctgttgaataaacagctgtcaccccctccacctgttgaataaacagcagtcacccctccacctgttgaataaacagcagtcacccctccacctgttgaataaacagcagtcacccctccacctgttgaataaacagcagtcacccctccacctgttgaataaacagcagtcaccccaccacctgttgaataaacagcagtcacccctccacctgttgaataaacagcagtcacccctccacctgttgaataaacagcagtcacccctccacctgttgaataaacagcagtcacccctccacctgttgaataaacagcagtcacccctccacctgttgaataaaacagcagtcacccctccacctgttgaataaaagcagtcacccctccacctgttgaataaacagcagtcacccctccacctgttgaataaacagcagtcacccctccacctgttgaataaacagcagtcacccctccacctgttgaataaacagcagtcacccctccacctgttgaataaacagcagtcacccctccacctgttgaataaacagcagtcaccccctccacctgttgaataaacagcagtcacccctccacctgttgaataaacagcagtcacccctccacctgttgaataaacagcagtcacccctccacctgttgaataaacagcagtcacccctccacctgttgaataaacagcagtcacccctccacctattgaataaacagcagtcacccctccacctgttgaataaacagcagtcaccccaccacctgttgaataaacagcagtcacccctccacctgttgaataaacagcagtcacccctccacctgttgaataaacagcagtcacccctccacctgttgaataaacagcagtcacccctccacctgttgaataaacagcagtcacccctccacctgttgaataaacagcagtcacccctccacctgctgaataaacagcagtcaccctccacctgttgaataaacagcagtcacccctccacctgttgaataaacagcagtcacccctccacctgttgaataaacagcagtcaccctaccacctgttgaataaacagcagtcaccctaccacctgttgaataaacagcagtcacccctccaccccttaaATTGACCCTTTCCACAACTTTAAAAAAAGAGTAAACAGTAGCCATTGGTTACAGACGATACACCAGTCTGCTCTACCTGTTCCAGGGATACAGAGTTGAGACAACGCAGGGATCTGTTTGACGCCGGGCTGCGGTCTGTTGCCCGCTACTGTAGCCATGACAACCAGGCCTCGTCAGAGAGCAGGAGGATCCAGCGCCAGTGGCTGAGGCTCGACCCCTCAGACCGACGCTGCCAAGTGTGCCAACACCTCTGCTACCTCTCCATGGTGAGTCTTTACTGGGCAGGGAAGGTTGGGCACAAACATAGGCAGGGATTCAATCAAAGGCATGTTGTCGACAAGAGCACTGTACGGCCAACAAGGCACCTTCTAAAGGCCATTTCCCTGATGTCATCAATGGTTAAGTCTGCAGATGGCATCAATGGTTAAGTCTGCAGATGGCATCAATGGTTAAGTCTGCAGATGGCATCAATGGTTAAGTCTGCAGATGGCATCAATGGTTAAGTCTGCAGATGGCATCAATGGTTAAGTCTGCAGATGGCATCAATGGTTAAGTCTGCAGATGGCATCAATGGTCTGTGTCTTGATAGCATGCTCACTCATGCACTGCAGATGGTTCAGGAGggaaaatgtgtttattctgCAGATGGCATCAATGGTTAAGTCTGCAGATGGCATCAATGGTTAAGTCTGCAGATGGGAGCTCAATCGTAATGTCCTGTTCAGAAAAAAGACCAGGTGGTCTTACTGTTTATTGTCCCCTGAAGggaaaatgtgtttattctgtgTCTTGTGTTTATGTCACTGCAGATGTTCAGGAGGGAAAATTTTTTATTCTGTGGCATGCTCCTCATGTCACTGCAGATGGTTCAGGAGGGAAATGTGTTTATTCTGTGTCCTGATGGCATGCTCCTCATGTCACTGCAGATGGTTCAGGAGGGAAATGTGTTTATTCT
This sequence is a window from Oncorhynchus keta strain PuntledgeMale-10-30-2019 unplaced genomic scaffold, Oket_V2 Un_contig_5186_pilon_pilon, whole genome shotgun sequence. Protein-coding genes within it:
- the LOC127925142 gene encoding protein Jumonji-like, which translates into the protein MEKLLYQIAMSESKRENGVILSTMTSLLKDLRDTELRQRRDLFDAGLRSVARYCSHDNQASSESRRIQRQWLRLDPSDRRCQVCQHLCYLSMVSLYWAGKVGHKHRQGFNQRHVVDKSTMFRRENFLFCGMLLMSLQMVQEGNVFILCPDGMLLMSLQMVQEGNVFILS